DNA from Tachypleus tridentatus isolate NWPU-2018 chromosome 8, ASM421037v1, whole genome shotgun sequence:
tcccaacattaacaaAATCAAACATAGGGGCACTCAGTAGGGCGCATATCTGCCCCTCAGCGTTGATCATATTCGGACTTCAAAAATGTGACCGTATGTCTGTCGTTATAAATGGACACAAACCATGTTTGATAGGATAATAaggaatattattatacatatgtacACCATGTTTAATCAATATCCGATCATTTatgactgagttatagagcaaaaataatgtgaaaattcgGTCCCTATATTAAGAGGCAGGGATTTTTTTCGTGACCTTACTGTGACGTTGAACCTTCAAATATTAATCACATTTGAATCAAagtccaaatccattcagccgtttccgagaaatcttgctgacaaacccACATACACAAACACAGAAGTGAGACATAagtttgtggtttggtttgaatttcgtacaggtacacgagggctatctgcgctagccatccctaatttagcagtgtaagactaaagggaaggcagctagtcatcacatccatcaccaacttttgatctactctttaaccaacaaacagtgggattaatcgtcacattattacgcccccacgtgtgaaatgacgagcatgtctgaagtgacggggattcgaacccatgaccctcggattacgagccgagtgcttttaccacctggccatggcgggccgaaACTCTTCGTATTCGACTGAAGGGATACTTTTGCTAACTTTTCCCGTCGCAAAGttatgggtccggcatggccaggtggtctagcactcgactcgtaattcgagggtcgcaggttcaaatccccgtcacaccaaacatgctcgctctttcagctttgggggcgttataatgtgacggtcaatcctactattctttggtagaagagtagcccaagagttggcggtgggtggtgatgagtagctgccttccctctagtcttacactgctaaaatagggaaggctatcggagatagccctcgtgtaactctgtgcgaaattcagaacagcTTCTAACAGAAATATACTTGTTCACTAATTTTTATTTACCTGCATTCCAGATGAATGAAAGGATCACGGTAAACATGGTAACACTCTTCACATACACGACCTAAACGGGCAAACACGGCTTTGTTAAAATCTCCCATACATCCCAGGTCAGCAAAACTTCGTTTCAGAATAGACTTAGCTTTTATTGCTGATGTTACGGTCAACAATAGAACTACTAGAGTTACGTAATGGCTGAAGGAGCGATTCTGTTTTACCGCCATCTGGAGAAAAAAGAATAATGAATGatacttttaaatttcatttaaagtcTACATAAATAAATAGTACCCACaacagtttcatttttatcagaaaaacatAAAAGAGTCCTTTCGCGTAACTAGAAAACAAACAGACTATTTATGTTCTTCCTATCTTGTATATCGCAACGCGAATTTTAACGTTGTGAATTATGAAACTTCAAGTGAGCCACTGTGGGGCATTTCGTTGTAAGTAAAAATGTAGCATAACATTGCTTGTATTAATATATtccgctgggacagtggtaagtctacggatttacaacgctaaaatcaggcgtttgattcccctcgatgaacacagTAGACAgcacgatgtgactttgctatgagatGTACACGCTTTGTTTACGTTTTTCTCTGAACAAAAGCTGAATTGATACAAAGAATTACCCTATAAAAAGCAAAGGTTAAACAAGCCTagaagaaaataacataataactgttgtttttctaacaaatatTCCACCTTCAAAATAGTTAAACGTTTATGCTTTCGGAATTCAGTAGTATATTGGCATATTTTCTAACTGATGGACTCTAAACCTAATAGAGTCCACGGTCGATGTCACGTGTAAAAATATAACCTTCAGCATTATTTCTACGAAACTAGGGCAGCAAGCCAAGGACATTAGAAGTATACAATTCTCTGCCCGGGGGCGTCGCTAGGTGCTTAAAAGATTAGGAGCTCGGGCCTATAGGTGCGGTCCAAGCTACCACCTATGCGTTTTGTGTTCTGTTATTATCATTTGCTTTGTAATCATATGTATGTCAATTGTTCTTAATCTATGTAATTTCTTTCCCTACAGCTCTTCTTCCGGGCACGATCAGGGCCTACATTCGGCGCcctggccgtgaaagtgggttttctcggggtactcccgtttccccccacagcaaaagttccgtttcataggatctatagatcccagccctgaaaagaggtacgttattttgatttctaaattttaaattagtatccaaatttttgaatatccaaaatttttaagtgtttaatagcTAATACATATAAGTCATGAGACCTAATCATGTCGGCGCACTGTGTTTGCATCTCTcggctcactccaagtcaacatTCTTAAACATCATTCCTCGGACGCTTGTGGGTGTTCTGCTGAACCTTCCTCATCTTTCTTCGTCGTCTCTCTAGCCGGCAGGATCTCTTCTCAGCTTTTCCCGATTCCCCTCAATTAAATTCAACACACTATCAACTTCTAGGTCATTCGTGACCATCGCGTTGTACGAATAACTAACATGCCACTCCTGTACATATCACTCGCTCCGTAATCAgttaactaatttattcttgccttgtgtggggtgaagagaaacagtagtttctgaccgcccctggttatttttcgttcgaccagaacgaaataataatttaaccaaaattcctaccAAGATCTGTCTGTCTGCCTATAGGTGCGGGAATTTTTGGCGTTTCTTTATGATATCAATCATGGTTCTCTGTTTTGATTTGTCAACACACCAGTTGGGTTTCCGGAGTACTGTCAAATAAAATTGGGGCACAGGCCTCATGTGCCGGTGCCCAGCGATGCCtctggctttgccataagaagaGCGCCCCCTGAACCCCTACTATTGTCCAAAATATCGAATACCTATGGTAAACACAACTCTAGTGAACACGAACTCTAAACGAACATGCTAATAGCGAAACGATGAGGTCTGTTTTACCCAGTTTGTGCTCATGTTGTGTTGAAGATTTATATCATTAATGGCATCTGTATGCGAAGACTGCTGGTGTTAATTAGTACAGCAAATTATTCTATGAACTTACTCGTttataaacattagttttcattattgtttgtttgtgttttactaACCGGCAGAATGGAAGAATCAATTTGATAATTATAGTGTTGCTGCGTGTAGTAAAATGAGATAACAACGCACTGAGAGGTCTTACGAAAGATTAATATAAACCAGTATTTAGACATCGGATGTTTAATGTATGGTTGATGTTAACACGAATTAAAAAGCCAAAAAAGGCCTAGTATTTGTGGTGTCCATTACTTGCCAACTATCGGTATTCGACACGACATCGTAAAATCTTTcattatttcagaatttttgcgcaaaactatacgaaggGTTATCAACCCatagccacccctaattttgaATACAGATAATCAAAAACACCCACTCTCAACTCTCGTATAATAATTAAGTGAGGAGACTTAACGATACTGTGGCTGGCTACAACGTACTAATACATCAATAAAATACAGTGGGAAGAGctaaaacatattttctgaaAACAATTATCAAGATAGGAATGACGAATATGTTTTATAACTGGTACTTACTTACCTGTTATCACAAAAACTATCACACGTTGttgtaaaacaagtttgttttcattaGGCTTTTAATTCCACATCGAATAAATATGATGGAACTAAATAGCTTTAATAGAAATTTCAAGTATAACTTTTTCACGCTTCTAAACGTAATCCAGTCCAAACACAACTAGAGGGATAACCAGAGTTTGTTATTAACCATTACAGGAAAGCCACTAAGTTTTTAGAATAATTAGGTTACCGAGTGGATGCTACTTTACCTTCTAGGTCTAAAATTCACTTTCATATTGTTGACTTAGCTCTAGGAAAGTAGGGTATCTATCAGTATATCTTATTTCTCTATCTTCATATATTTACATTGTGCAAAgaattttttgtgtattttcttatagcaaagccacatcgggctatgtgctgagcccaccgagaggaatcgaacccctgattttagcgttgtgaatccgaagacataccgctgtactagcggggggcttgtGCAAAGAAAGTCAACGTGAGAAGAATGATATTATGCAAGAAAAATCAACGTGAGAAGAATGATATTGTGCAAGGAAAGTCAACGTGAGAAGAATGATATTATGCAAGGAAAATTAACGTGAGAAGAATGATATTGTGCAAGGAAAATCAACGTGAGAAGAATGATATTATGCAAGGAAAATCAACGTGAGAAGAATGATACTGTGCAAGGAAAGTCAACTTAAGAAGAATGATATTATGCAAGGAAAATCAACGTGAGAAGAATGATATTATGCAAGGAAAATCAACGTGAAAAGAATGATATTATGCAAGGAAAATCAACGTGAGAAGAATGATATTGTGCAAGGAAAATCAACGTGAGAAGAATGATATCATGCAAGGAAAATCAACGTGAGAAGAATGATATTATGCAAGGAAAATCAACGTGAGAAGAATGATACTGTGCAAGGAAAGTCAACGTGAGAAGAATGATATTATGGAAGGAAAATCAACGTGAGAAGAATGATATTATGCAAGGAAAATCAACGTGAAAAGAATGATTTAACGTGAATATTATAACTTCCATTTCTTTTTCGCCATCACacaaaaaaatatcataattttcgttatttattatttacagggTCGTAGTCGTATTTTTATAAAGCCTATTGTCACGTGGTTTCATCCTGAATACAGGTACACCACCGACTTTCTGGCACCCTTGGTTTCAGATCCTTGCCAGATTATCCGTTTCGCCGGGCCAACAGAGATCACACAATAATGATAATTTAGCAATACACTTATGACCCATTAATTATACACTCTTCACGTATCTCTAAAGCACCATGGACtacaataaacttaaataaaacaaatattaaatgtaaatgtcGCGTGTTTATTCGTAcactataaattatgttgttttgaattaagcacaaagctacacaatgggctatctgtgctctgcccgccatgggtatcgaaacccggtttttagcgttgtaagttcgcagacatatctTTGAGCCACTGGGAAGCCAGTATAAATGAAAAAGGTTTTTTAATTGCTGTACGTACAAAGAATGTTGCAGTAGTACTGTTTCCAAAGTGGCATATTTTAGAATTACACTGGAATTGTAGAGCTAATCACAAAGGCCTTGAAGTTGAGGGCTGTCAGGATTACACTATGTTTTATAGTTGATTGTTGCGTCATGAATTTGTGATGTTGCAGGGGAACATCCGGGGCACTTGAAGTTGAAGCCACAAAATTATAAGTTGTAAGCCTACTGCTCTTACACACATTCTTCTTCGctgcatttttaaacatttcatccaAGCGAagttgttttatgttcttctagCTTTCTGTGTGCAAGTTATCATACAGCAAATGAAGAGTCATTAGCTATTGTTCCGTCATGAAGGTATGTTGCCCTAGCCCACTGAT
Protein-coding regions in this window:
- the LOC143223474 gene encoding crustacean hyperglycemic hormone-like isoform X1; this encodes MIQMAVKQNRSFSHYVTLVVLLLTVTSAIKAKSILKRSFADLGCMGDFNKAVFARLGRVCEECYHVYRDPFIHLECRSNCFKNSMFADCVETLLMHSEEENLIKMVDTVYGK
- the LOC143223474 gene encoding crustacean hyperglycemic hormone-like isoform X2, which produces MAVKQNRSFSHYVTLVVLLLTVTSAIKAKSILKRSFADLGCMGDFNKAVFARLGRVCEECYHVYRDPFIHLECRSNCFKNSMFADCVETLLMHSEEENLIKMVDTVYGK